In Salmo salar chromosome ssa24, Ssal_v3.1, whole genome shotgun sequence, the following proteins share a genomic window:
- the taok3a gene encoding serine/threonine-protein kinase TAO3, whose amino-acid sequence MPSSTRKGALKDPELADLFFKDDPEEVFCDLHEIGHGSFGAVYFARNSYSNEVVAIKKMSYNGKQTTEKWQDIIKEVKFLEQLRHPNTIEYKGCYLKDNTAWLVMEYCLGSASDLLEVHKKPLQEVEIAAITHGALLGLAYLHSHNMIHRDVKAGNILLTEPGLVKLADFGSASIASPANSFVGTPYWMAPEVILAMDEGQYEGKVDIWSLGITCIELAERKPPLFNMNAMSALYHIAQNDSPTLQSNEWSDPFRSFVDYCLLKIPQDRLSSGELLRHDFVRRERPPRVLTELIQRTKDAVRELDNLQYRKMKKILYQEKHNGPMGESQEEEEESEQASCKMNSLGSNHSIPSTSVSTGSQSSSINSMQEVLDESCSDMTMMHHDYDSTLESSAHTKKDHGYNWDDGVKRDHRPELRPASSDKSQAHNYRHNNFSTIKSASLVTKQIHEHEQENELREQMSGYKRMRRQHQKQLIALENKLKAEMDEHRLKLQKEVETQANNAYIELEKLAKRHTVHCDKEMKTTSADEKKFQQQIVSQQKKELTTFLDNQKKQYKLCKEKIKEEMNEDHHTPKKEKQERLSKHKENLQHSQAEEEAHLLGQQRVFYDRNCRGFKRKVMIKRHEFEQEQIREELNKKKTQKEMEHAMLIRHDESTQELEHRQLKTLQKLRMDLIRLQHQTELENQIEYNNRRERELHRKHVLELRQQPKNLKAMELQIKKQFQDTCKVQTKQYKALRHHQMEVTPKSEHKTVLKALKEEQTRKLAILAEQYEQSINEMMASQALRLDEAQEAECQALRQQLQQEMELLNAYQSKIKMQTEAQHDREQQKLEQKVSLRRAHLEQKIEEELASLQKERTERIKHLLDRQEREIDTFDMESLRLGFGNLGALDPPKDDYR is encoded by the exons GCCAGAAACTCCTACTCCAACGAGGTGGTGGCCATCAAGAAGATGTCCTACAATGGCAAACAGACCACCGAG aAATGGCAGGACATCATTAAGGAGGTCAAGTTTTTGGAACAGCTGCGCCATCCAAACACCATTGAGTACAAAGGCTGCTACTTGAAGGATAACACTGCCTGG CTGGTGATGGAGTACTGCCTAGGTTCCGCATCAGATTTACTAGAGG TTCATAAGAAACCGCTCCAAGAGGTTGAAATTGCTGCCATAACCCATGGTGCCTTGCTAGGACTGGCTTACCTCCATTCCCATAATATGATTCACAG AGATGTGAAAGCTGGAAACATTCTGCTAACTGAGCCAGGCCTGGTCAAACTGGCAGACTTTGGCTCTGCCTCCATCGCCTCTCCTGCCAACTCCTTCGTAGGAACACCTTACTG GATGGCCCCGGAAGTGATCCTAGCGATGGACGAGGGCCAGTATGAGGGGAAGGTGGACATCTGGTCCCTGGGAATCACCTGTATTGAACTGG CGGAGCGCAAGCCTCCCCTGTTCAACATGAACGCTATGAGTGCCTTATATCACATCGCCCAGAACGACTCTCCCACGCTGCAGTCCAACGAGTG GTCGGACCCATTCCGGAGCTTCGTTGACTACTGCCTACTCAAAATTCCTCAGGACAGACTCTCGTCGGGGGAGCTGCTGCGA cATGACTTCGTCCGTCGGGAGCGTCCCCCACGGGTCCTCACGGAGCTCATCCAGAGGACCAAGGATGCAGTGCGGGAGCTCGACAACCTGCAGTACCGCAAGATGAAGAAGATCCTCTACCAGGAGAAACACAACGGACCCATGGGGGagagccaggaggaggaggag gaATCTGAGCAGGCCAGCTGTAAGATGAACAGCCTGGGCAGTAATCACTCCATCCCCAGCACCTCGGTCAGTACAGGTAGCCAGAGCAGCAGCATCAACAGCATGCAGGAGGTCCTAGACGAGAGCTGCTCCGACATGACCATGATGCACCATGACTACGACAGCACCCTAGAGTCCTCCGCACACACCAAGAAG GACCACGGGTATAACTGGGATGATGGTGTGAAACGTGACCACAGGCCAGAGCTGAGACCAGCCTCCTCAGACAAGAGCCAGGCACACAACTACCGCCACAACAACTTTTCTACCATCAAATCAGCATCACTG GTGACCAAGCAGATCCATGAGCATGAGCAAGAGAATGAGCTGCGGGAGCAGATGTCGGGATATAAACGTATGAGACGGCAGCACCAGAAGCAGCTGATAGCTCTGGAAAACAAGCTGAAGGCTGAGATGGATGAACACAGACTGAAGCTGCAGAAGGAGGTGGAGACCCAGGCCAACAATGCCtacatagagctggagaaactGGCTAAGAGACACACCGTCCACTGTGACAAAGAG ATGAAGACGACGTCAGCAGACGAGAAGAAGTTCCAGCAGCAGATAGTGTCCCAGCAGAAGAAGGAGCTCACCACCTTCCTAGATAATCAGAAGAAGCAGTACAAGCTCTGCAAGGAGAAGATTAAAGAG GAGATGAACGAGGACCACCACACCCCTAAGAAGGAGAAGCAGGAGCGCTTGTCGAAGCACAAGGAGAACTTGCAGCACAGCCAGGCTGAGGAGGAGGCCCATCTCCTGGGCCAACAGAGAGTCTTCTACGACAGGAACTGCAGAGGCTTCAAACGCAAAGTCATGATCAAGAGGCACGAGTTTGAACAGGAGCAGATACGAGAG GAGCTGAACAAGAAGAAGACCCAGAAGGAGATGGAGCATGCCATGCTGATCAGACACGATGAATCCACCCAGGAGCTGGAGCATCGTCAGCTGAAGACCCTTCAGAAGCTCCGCATGGACCTGATCCGCCTTCAGCACCAGACAGAACTGGAGAACCAGATAGAGTACAACAACCGCCGCGAGAGAGAGCTCCACCGCAAACACGTCCTGGAGCTACGGCAGCAGCCCAAGAACCTCAAG GCCATGGAGCTGCAGATTAAGAAGCAGTTCCAGGACACATGTAAGGTCCAGACCAAGCAGTACAAGGCCCTGAGACACCACCAGATGGAGGTTACGCCCAAGAGCGAACACAAGACGGTGCTCAAGGCCCTTAAGGAGGAGCAGACCAGGAAACTGGCCATCCTGGCTGAGCAGTACGAACAGAGCATCAACGAGATGATGGCATCGCAGGCG CTGCGTCTGGACGAGGCCCAGGAAGCCGAGTGCCAGGCTCTGAggcagcagctgcagcaggagATGGAGCTGCTGAATGCCTACCAGAGTAAGATCAAGATGCAGACCGAGGCCCAGCACGACAGAGAGCAGCAGAAGCTGGAGCAGAAGGTTTCGCTGCGCAGAGCCCACCTCGAACAAAAG ATTGAAGAGGAGCTGGCTTCCCTTCAGAAGGAGCGTACAGAGAGGATCAAGCACCTGCTGGATCGCCAGGAGAGAGAGATCGACACGTTCGACATGGAGAGCCTCCGACTGGGCTTTGGTAATCTGGGGGCCCTGGACCCCCCCAAGGATGACTACAGATGA